The nucleotide window GGATACTCTGAAATCGAACGAGAAAaagtaaatttgattaattcaacttctagGACTTTGAAACAattagaaaattacaaaaacgaAACCATTCTTTTTGAGCAACAAAGAACAATTAATCAAGTCCGTGAACGGGTTTTCCAACAAGCTTTACAGGGAGCTATAGGAACCCTAAATAGTTGTTTGAGTAATGAGTTACATTTACGTACTATTAATGCAAATATTGGTATGTTTGGTACGATGAAAGAAATTACTGATTAGCTCTTTCCTTACGATTATGATaggcattatttttttttttcttccaaaaaagAATTAGGACAATACTCATGGTAACCATTAAAGCCGatgaaattagtaatattatccGTGAACGTATTGAGCAATATAATAGAGAAGTGACGATTGTAAATACCGGTACCGTACTTCAAGTGGGCGACGGCATCGCTCGGATTTATGGTCTTGATGAAGTAATGGCAGGTGAATTAGTAGAATTTGAGGAGGGTACTATAGGTATTGCCCTTAATTTAGAATCAAATAATGTTGGTGTTGTATTAATGGGTGACGGTTTGATGATCCAAGAAGGAAGTTCAGTCAAAGCTACGGGAAAAATTGCTCAGATACCCGTGAGTGAGGCTTATTTGGGGCGTGTTATAAACGCCTTGGCTAACCCTATTGATGGTCGAGGTAAGATTTCAGCTTCTGAATCTCGGTTAATTGAATCTCCTGCCCCAGGTATTATTTCGAGACGTTCTGTATATGAGCCTCTTCAAACAGGACTTATTGCTATTGATTCCATGATCCCTATAGGACGCGGCCAGCGGGAATTAATTATTGGTGACAGACAGACCGGTAAAACAGCAGTAGCCACAGATACAATTCTCAATCAACAAGGTCAAAATGTAATATGTGTTTATGTGGCTATTGGTCAAAAAGCTTCTTCCGTGGCTCAGGTAGTGACTAGTTTACAGGAACGAGGGGCAATGGACTACACTATTGTGGTAGCTGAAACGGCTGATTCCCCAGCTACGTTACAATACCTCGCGCCTTATACAGGAGCCAAGCTACTCAGAATCAATTGGCAAGAGGTCAACGATTGCGTGAGTTACTGAAACAATCCCAATCAGCCCCTCTCACAGTGGAAGAACAGATAATGACCATTTATACCGGAACAAATGGTTATCTGGATGGATTAGAAATTGGACAAGTAAGAAAATTTCTCGTTCAGCTACGcacttatttaaaaacaaataaacctGAGTTCCAAGAAATAATAGCCTCTACCAAGACATTAACCGCTGAAGCAGAAAGCTTTTTGAAAGAAGGTATTAAAGAGCAACTGGAACGTTTTCTACTTCAggagaaattataaaaatagaaatatatttaagttaagtctatatataatatatataagtatagaaCTAATATCtgtatatgtttaatataaaatcttaaagcattcagaatttatttcttattatatttattttttataaattttctaaacagaataaaaatattcttataatatatagaaatggaaataatagataaatatcaatatatttatatctatattgatATTGCGTCCAATAGGATTTGAACCTATACCAAAGGTTTAGAAGACCTATGTCCTATCCATTAGACAATGGACGCTTTTCGCTTTTTTTAACTTCCCATTTGTTAAATGTGCGAAATCTTTTTAGCAATTGTGTAGTGAATTCACTACACAATTGCTATTAGACAATTCTAATAGAGAAAATTGTCTCTAATAAAAAGGGGacaatttagaatttagagCGGGTAGCGGGAATCGAACCCGCATCGTTAGCTTGGAAGGCTAAGGGTTTTAGTCGACGTCGATCgatcagttttatatttttaacgtctCTAATTCAAAACCGAACATGAAACTTTGGTTTCATTCGGCTCCTTTATGATGGATGGCGAAATTCCCAAATAAAATAAGATGGGAACTAAATCAAAATTTGACTCATAACATCTATGTTAGCTTTTTTCCCGTTTGGAGGCTTTCACAGAAAATTTTGCTTTATAGATGATCCTTCTAGAAGATAGAAAAGGCGAACTCAAAAAATCTTTCTAGTTACTTCGttctttatttctatttaaCGGAATCCTTAGGAAAAGTATTTTGTTTCCACCGagctaaaacaatataatatgtCGATGTCTTTAGTAAACCAAAGTTCTCGTTTAATAGCTATTTTGCTTCAATTTTTTCtataccaaacaaaaaatagaactGAAGATTTAGTTACGATTAGAAAGAAACTTTTCTGGCTTTATCCATGGATCCTCTTGTTATACTTATGAATTGTAAATAGTCATCcaattcaaaaattatgtttcgaAATTTCATAATCCAAATTGACAATTAATTAGAGTCTTTGGATACAAATTACGAGAATCTATAATCTTCCTTGAATTTTTCATTGAAAGGTAAAGGACTAAATCCTTTTCAGAAATAAAGTTTTTGATCGGAAGATTAATCAAACCGAGAGACCCTTTAACTATTAAAGGGGTTAAAGGAACGAATCACACTTTTACCACTAAACTATACCCGCTACAATCCAattattgtatataaatttactttttGTCGAACAAAGTAAtcgggagaaaaaaaatctgaaaaaaaaatgagaaaattcTAGCGTAGACTTAATAAAATTAGGCAAAGCaggattccttttttttatttcagatcTTTTTTGTCTAAAAACCCATCGGATGGGTCTTTttaactttaacaaaaaaaggcCCGGCTGGGGACTGACCAGGCCAGgctattaaataaaaaagatcttttatttgtgtttggacgagacaaaatcaaaaaggattctctatttctatttttgtgattttatttatttctctttcgAGCCTTTTCTTTATTGAATCTTTATTTACAGTTTTTATGTAAATAGAATTACTGAGAAAGTTCTATAAAAAAGGTTATATAAtagtaatatattatatatattaattatatataaatatatatttatataaatattatttatataataaaaaagaaaataatattatatttttatatataataaaataatatatataataaaatatagaaaatgaaaatatatatataattaaagtattattaaagataaagaataatctaaaaaaaaaaacttttttaagaataaagtggagaaagtttttttttaagccGTTTTTTTGTCTAATGGAACCTAAAAAGTATTCCTTTTCGATTAGGAGAGATGGCTGAGTGGACTAAAGCGTTGGATTGCTAATCCATTGTACGAGTTAATCGTACCGAGGGTTCGAATCCCTCTCTTTCCCTTCCCCTTTTTGATGATGTGAAATAGATAAAATCCTAATAAAATTCGCACATTTccactatttaaatattaaataaagtaataaaaaacctttcttttttattcttcaCGTCCCGGATTACGTCCTGGATCATTAGATAGGAATCCAAATATgaagagagaaacaaagaataTAACTACAGTGTATACAAAAAGTTTGAGAGTAAGCATTACACAATCTCCAAgatcttacttttttttaaaaaaaaaaaaaagagaatagatTCTCTATTTTTATACTAAATATCTAGATACTTTTTTTGTGAGTGAACTCGAATCTAATTAAGTTCTTTCATTTAGAGAAAAGAGGATAAAACTGAGGAAATCAAATGATCCAGATTTAGTATGgctaccaaaaaaattcaatgtttGAATTGAGAGTTCCTTCCTACGTCAAGATTTTTTGATCTTTTGATTTGAATTGTTGGAAGAATCAAAATCGTGAATTTTTCTAAGACAGTATTAATAATTTCATCGAAAACTTACAGCTGCTTGCCAAACAAAGgctaagagaagaaagaaaagaggtaTTACGGGCATAACATCTACGATTGGATTCAAAAAGGCGTAGGCCTCCGGCAATTTGGCGACTAAAAAAGTGCTTGAAAAAAGGGCcgaattaaaacaaatacagatcaaattaaatatattaagcaTAACAAAAATTGGTGTTCTTGtggataatttaattttgattgagttattaatatattttttatataaggaaaaaaataaataaataaagaaagataGTCTAAAAAGACTTTGTTGAACTTACTCAATCAAAAATCCTTTCATTCTCTTATGAGaatgaaagaaataatattttcatacaatATCTTAATTGAATTCTATGTAATGATCAATAAAGTAAGTTTGATTTGCTATCTACACGTGTCAAAACTATAGCACCAATGTAATCTATATTTCATTTGGGCTGAAATTGAATTGACGAACAACCAATAGCAATATTACTCTTTTAGTAgtcttgaataaaaataaaaatggggCGTAGCCAAGCGGTAAGGCAACGGGTTTTGGTCCCGCTATTCGGAGGTTCGAATCCTTCCGTCCCAGAGTCCAGTCATTACGAAATAAATCTTCTATTGCCTTTGTACACcatctttttctttctgtttaaaaaacaatattttttaagaataatATTGAAATGAAAAGAAGAATAAACTTCTTTTTCACCCGAAATTACAAAAAATCTATTTGCTTTTTTTAGTTGTGTGTGATGTAGGTAAGTAAGGTAGAACCGTAGATTCTacgagttttaataaaaaaaatatatttatatatatatttatatatataaatatagatttctATTCAAATTtcgattttacatatttttacatatatagaaTTTAATGTGGAATTCATTTGAATTCTGACTGAACCTTTTACGCGTAGATTCACTATTCCATtcatagagaaagaaaaagtatAGATTACGATATACTGACTGAACTATGACTATTCATGATTCCATAATTGAATCAATTACACAAACTAAAGGAATGTTATGGTAAAACTTCGTTTAAAACGATGTGGTAGAAAGC belongs to Brassica napus cultivar Da-Ae unplaced genomic scaffold, Da-Ae ScsIHWf_2158;HRSCAF=2811, whole genome shotgun sequence and includes:
- the LOC125600233 gene encoding ATP synthase subunit alpha, chloroplastic-like gives rise to the protein MVTIKADEISNIIRERIEQYNREVTIVNTGTVLQVGDGIARIYGLDEVMAGELVEFEEGTIGIALNLESNNVGVVLMGDGLMIQEGSSVKATGKIAQIPVSEAYLGRVINALANPIDGRGKISASESRLIESPAPGIISRRSVYEPLQTGLIAIDSMIPIGRGQRELIIGDRQTGKTAVATDTILNQQGQNVICVYVAIGQKASSVAQVVTSLQERGAMDYTIVVAETADSPATLQYLAPYTGAKLLRINWQEVNDCVSY